The Verrucomicrobiia bacterium genome window below encodes:
- a CDS encoding dihydroxy-acid dehydratase → MATARKRPEELRSHRWFGPDDLRSFGHRSRTKQMGFDTEDFAGRPVIGILNTWSDLNTCHTHFRERAEQVKRGVYQAGGFPVELPVLSLSEQFMKPTSMFYRNLTAMEVEETLRCHPLDGAVLMGGCDKTVPALLMGAFSMDLPCLFLPAGPMLKGRWRTETLGSGSDVWKYWAERCAGRLGCDAWRELEDGIARSPGTCMTMGTASTMAAAVEALGFILPGGATVPAVHSAHARLAAQCGRRIVEMVWQDLKPSRLLSRESFLNAITTLMAISGSTNALVHLIAMAGRAGIRITLDDFDAISRRTPVLVNLRPAGKYLMEDFHDAGGVPALLGRLRDLMHGDCPTVSGMTLDEIAAEGEVFGDDVIVPRDQPLCAEGGLAVLRGNLSPDGCVIKHTAMDPRFLQHTGPALVFRDYPDLKARIDAEDLPVTPDSVVVLQHAGPVGAPGMPEWGMLPIPRKLLQAGVRDLLRISDARMSGTGYGACVLHIAPESAIGGPLALVRDGDVIELDVSERRLHWHVTDAEIARRRAGWQPAGPRFARGYGRLFTEEITQSNEGCDFKFLHHGPPTPEPDIF, encoded by the coding sequence ATGGCCACTGCGCGCAAACGCCCCGAGGAACTCCGCAGCCATCGCTGGTTCGGCCCCGACGATCTCCGCTCGTTCGGGCACCGGTCGCGAACGAAGCAGATGGGGTTTGACACCGAGGATTTCGCGGGCCGGCCGGTCATCGGGATCCTGAACACCTGGAGCGATCTCAACACCTGCCACACGCATTTCCGGGAGCGTGCGGAACAGGTGAAACGCGGCGTGTACCAGGCCGGCGGATTTCCCGTGGAACTGCCGGTGCTCTCGCTGAGCGAGCAGTTCATGAAACCGACCTCGATGTTTTATCGCAACCTGACGGCGATGGAGGTCGAGGAAACGCTTCGCTGTCATCCCCTCGACGGCGCGGTGTTGATGGGGGGCTGTGACAAGACGGTGCCCGCCCTGTTGATGGGCGCGTTCTCCATGGACCTGCCGTGCCTCTTCCTGCCGGCGGGTCCGATGCTCAAGGGACGCTGGCGGACCGAGACGCTCGGCAGCGGCAGCGACGTCTGGAAGTACTGGGCCGAACGCTGCGCGGGCAGGCTGGGCTGTGATGCCTGGCGCGAGTTGGAGGACGGCATCGCCCGTTCCCCGGGCACGTGCATGACCATGGGCACCGCGTCCACGATGGCGGCCGCGGTCGAGGCGCTCGGGTTCATCCTTCCCGGGGGCGCCACCGTGCCTGCCGTCCACTCCGCCCACGCCCGGCTCGCCGCCCAATGCGGACGCCGGATTGTCGAGATGGTCTGGCAGGACTTGAAACCGTCCCGGCTGCTCTCCCGCGAATCCTTCCTCAACGCGATCACCACGCTGATGGCCATCAGCGGCTCAACGAACGCCCTCGTCCATCTCATCGCCATGGCCGGACGCGCCGGAATCCGGATCACGCTGGACGATTTTGACGCGATCTCCCGCCGCACACCCGTGCTGGTCAACCTCCGGCCGGCCGGGAAGTACCTCATGGAGGACTTCCATGACGCGGGAGGCGTTCCCGCACTGCTGGGCCGCCTGCGCGACCTCATGCACGGGGATTGTCCCACGGTCTCCGGGATGACCCTCGACGAAATCGCCGCCGAGGGAGAGGTCTTCGGGGACGACGTCATTGTTCCCCGTGATCAGCCCCTGTGTGCGGAAGGCGGCCTGGCCGTGTTGCGCGGGAACCTGTCCCCCGACGGTTGCGTGATCAAACATACGGCGATGGATCCGCGCTTTCTCCAACACACGGGTCCCGCACTGGTGTTCCGGGACTATCCGGATCTCAAGGCCCGCATTGATGCGGAGGACCTGCCGGTCACGCCGGATAGCGTCGTCGTCCTCCAGCACGCGGGCCCGGTCGGGGCTCCGGGGATGCCCGAGTGGGGGATGCTGCCGATTCCGAGGAAGCTCCTCCAGGCCGGCGTGCGGGACCTGCTCCGGATCTCCGATGCGCGCATGAGCGGCACGGGCTACGGCGCCTGTGTGCTCCACATCGCCCCCGAGTCCGCGATCGGCGGCCCGCTCGCGTTGGTGCGCGACGGCGACGTCATTGAACTGGATGTGTCGGAACGGCGACTCCACTGGCATGTGACCGACGCCGAGATCGCCCGGCGCCGGGCCGGTTGGCAGCCGGCCGGGCCGCGGTTTGCCCGGGGGTATGGCCGGCTGTTCACCGAGGAGATCACGCAGTCGAACGAAGGCTGCGATTTCAAATTTCTCCACCACGGACCGCCCACGCCGGAACCGGATATCTTCTAG
- a CDS encoding dihydrodipicolinate synthase family protein — MDTRTLTPARLASSVIAVPPMARDANERVVKAENTRLVRHIEAGGVSILLYGGNANFYHIRPSEYGSVLEMLAEITGPDTLVIPSAGPSYGLSMDQAGVARDFPFPTVMVLPHQGLNTFAGVETGLRRFAEKYGRPIVVYVKQEGYVTPKEVARLVRDGCVSWIKYAIVRPDPAEDPFLRDLLQEVPASMVVSGIGEQPAVVHLRDFKVNGFTSGCVCVAPRLSMQFLAAAKAGDWVAADQIRSRFKPLEDLRNAINPVRVLHEAVRSTGIADTGPILPLLSGLSEEQAAMVGRVGRELLDANG; from the coding sequence ATGGACACCCGAACCCTCACCCCGGCCCGCCTCGCTTCCTCCGTCATTGCCGTGCCGCCCATGGCCCGGGACGCCAACGAGCGGGTCGTCAAGGCCGAGAACACCCGACTCGTCCGCCACATCGAGGCGGGAGGGGTCAGCATCCTGCTCTACGGCGGCAACGCCAACTTCTACCACATCCGCCCGAGCGAATACGGCTCGGTGCTTGAGATGCTCGCGGAGATCACCGGGCCGGACACCCTGGTGATCCCGTCCGCGGGCCCGTCCTACGGTCTTTCGATGGACCAGGCGGGCGTCGCCCGGGATTTCCCCTTCCCGACGGTGATGGTTCTCCCGCATCAGGGATTGAACACGTTCGCCGGGGTGGAGACAGGGCTGCGCCGCTTCGCGGAGAAATATGGTCGTCCGATTGTCGTGTACGTGAAGCAGGAGGGCTATGTGACCCCGAAGGAGGTCGCCCGCCTGGTCCGGGACGGCTGCGTCTCGTGGATCAAATACGCCATCGTGCGACCGGATCCGGCCGAGGATCCATTTCTCAGGGATCTGCTCCAGGAGGTGCCCGCGTCCATGGTCGTCAGCGGCATTGGCGAGCAGCCCGCCGTCGTGCATCTGCGCGATTTTAAGGTGAACGGCTTCACCAGTGGTTGTGTCTGCGTCGCCCCGCGATTGTCCATGCAGTTCCTCGCCGCCGCGAAGGCCGGGGACTGGGTCGCGGCGGACCAGATCCGCTCACGCTTCAAGCCCCTGGAGGACCTGCGCAACGCCATCAACCCGGTCCGCGTCCTTCACGAGGCGGTGCGGTCCACCGGGATTGCGGACACCGGACCGATCTTGCCGTTGTTGAGCGGGTTGTCCGAAGAACAGGCGGCGATGGTGGGCCGGGTGGGTCGCGAATTGTTGGATGCGAACGGGTGA
- a CDS encoding S9 family peptidase, giving the protein MKSSPRPDYPSTATTNVVEDYHGVSVADPYRWLEDENAPGTRAWIEAENAVTFAFLEALPRREALRQRLTQLYQYDRFGVPRKSGGRYFYTRNRGLENQPTLLTTTALDAEPSVLLDPNQLSAEGTIALKSYTPNDQGTLVVCALSVAGSDWEEWRVRDVATAQDTGDVLQWVKFSGCAWNREGSGFFYSRFDAPAESGVLSQINEYQKLFFHRVGTPQSEDRLVYERRDHPKWGFGGETTEDGRYLVISVSEGTDTRNRVFYQELGRDDAPVVELLNDFDASYQFIGNEGSRFYFLTDLDAPRSRILAVDLGRPERSQWQEVVPESDATLVSAGLVGGRFVTVYLRNAYSEVKLFALDGRFERSLALPGIGSVSGFSGRQDATETFFSYTSFNTPSSIHRYDFATAETSLWKEPKVDFSPADYETRQVWITSRDGTRVPMFITGRRDLDTTRPHPALLYGYGGFNISITPSFSPANLLWMELGGWYCVPNLRGGGEFGESWHQAGTKLQKQNVFDDFIAAAEWLTAQGWTTPHQLAIAGGSNGGLLVGAAMTQRPELFGAALPAVGVMDMLRFHLFTIGWAWVSDFGSSANAEEFRALLAYSPYHNLRPGTCYPATLVTTADHDDRVVPAHSFKFAARLQAVQACDRPVLIRIETRAGHGAGKPTSKIIEEGSDRIAFIAHELGVPGH; this is encoded by the coding sequence ATGAAGTCCTCCCCGCGCCCCGATTATCCGTCCACCGCCACCACCAATGTCGTCGAAGACTACCATGGGGTGTCGGTCGCCGACCCGTATCGCTGGCTGGAGGATGAAAACGCGCCGGGCACCCGTGCGTGGATCGAGGCGGAAAATGCAGTGACCTTCGCCTTTCTGGAGGCGTTGCCGCGGCGGGAGGCGTTGAGGCAGCGGCTGACGCAGCTCTACCAGTACGACCGGTTTGGCGTCCCCCGCAAATCCGGCGGCCGCTACTTTTACACCCGCAACCGGGGCCTCGAAAACCAGCCCACCCTGCTGACCACGACCGCGCTGGACGCCGAGCCGTCGGTGCTGCTCGACCCCAATCAGCTTTCCGCCGAGGGCACCATCGCCCTGAAGAGTTACACGCCGAACGACCAGGGGACGCTGGTGGTCTGCGCGCTGTCGGTGGCCGGCTCGGACTGGGAGGAATGGCGCGTCCGCGATGTCGCCACCGCGCAGGACACCGGGGACGTGCTCCAATGGGTCAAGTTCTCGGGCTGCGCTTGGAACCGCGAGGGTTCCGGGTTCTTCTATTCGCGGTTCGATGCGCCTGCGGAATCGGGTGTGCTGAGCCAGATCAACGAGTACCAGAAGCTGTTCTTTCACCGCGTCGGCACGCCCCAGTCCGAGGACCGCCTGGTTTACGAACGGCGGGACCATCCGAAGTGGGGGTTCGGCGGTGAAACGACGGAGGACGGACGGTACCTGGTGATTTCGGTGAGCGAGGGCACGGACACGCGGAACCGGGTCTTCTATCAGGAGTTGGGGCGGGACGACGCCCCGGTGGTCGAGTTGCTCAACGACTTTGACGCGAGCTACCAGTTCATCGGCAACGAGGGATCGCGCTTCTACTTTCTCACCGACCTCGACGCCCCCCGCAGCCGCATCCTGGCCGTGGACCTGGGGCGTCCGGAACGCAGCCAATGGCAGGAGGTGGTGCCGGAATCCGATGCCACCCTCGTCTCCGCAGGCCTGGTCGGCGGGCGGTTCGTCACGGTGTATCTGCGGAATGCGTACAGTGAGGTGAAGCTCTTTGCCCTGGACGGGCGATTCGAGCGCTCGCTGGCCCTGCCGGGAATCGGGTCGGTCTCCGGGTTCTCGGGCCGGCAGGACGCGACCGAGACCTTCTTCAGCTACACGAGCTTCAACACCCCCTCGAGCATCCATCGGTACGACTTTGCGACGGCGGAAACCTCGCTGTGGAAGGAGCCGAAGGTGGATTTCTCACCGGCCGACTACGAGACCCGCCAGGTCTGGATCACCAGCCGTGATGGCACCCGGGTTCCGATGTTCATCACCGGCCGCCGGGATCTGGACACGACGCGGCCGCATCCGGCCCTCCTCTACGGCTACGGAGGATTCAACATCTCGATCACCCCGTCCTTTTCCCCGGCGAACCTCCTCTGGATGGAACTGGGCGGGTGGTATTGTGTGCCAAACCTGCGGGGTGGCGGCGAGTTTGGGGAATCGTGGCATCAGGCCGGAACAAAGCTGCAGAAGCAGAATGTCTTCGACGACTTCATCGCGGCGGCGGAATGGCTGACGGCACAGGGCTGGACCACCCCGCACCAGCTCGCGATCGCCGGCGGGTCGAACGGCGGGCTGCTGGTCGGCGCGGCCATGACGCAGCGTCCGGAGCTGTTCGGCGCGGCACTGCCCGCGGTCGGGGTGATGGACATGCTGCGGTTCCATCTGTTCACCATCGGCTGGGCCTGGGTCAGTGACTTCGGCAGCAGTGCCAATGCGGAGGAGTTCCGGGCGCTGCTGGCCTACTCCCCGTACCACAACCTCCGGCCGGGCACCTGTTATCCGGCCACACTCGTCACGACCGCCGATCACGACGACCGGGTGGTGCCGGCCCACAGCTTCAAGTTCGCCGCACGGCTGCAGGCGGTTCAGGCGTGTGACCGGCCGGTGCTCATCCGCATCGAGACCCGTGCCGGTCACGGGGCCGGGAAGCCGACCTCCAAGATCATCGAGGAGGGCAGCGACCGGATCGCCTTCATCGCCCATGAGCTGGGTGTGCCGGGCCATTGA
- a CDS encoding alkaline phosphatase family protein produces the protein MRVVHWIYWIISAWLGFGALTAGVGAGAPKLVIAITVDQLRGDYLDRFEPHFSTNGFRLLTERGAFMTFARYNYAPTVTGPGHASFLSGCGPAVHGILGNSWFDRRTRKEVGCVADTSVQGVGTTNAAGQASPHRLIGGTLADEMRLQFESKVISLALKDRGAILPAGKKPAGAYWYDSGTARFVSSTHYMTNLPAWVEQFNERQLPQSYDGRVWDRLLPEDQYAFADIGIGEAHLEGETNSVFPHVIRSTTNGVVQFFPTPFGDEFTTEFALAALDAEGLGQRGRPDLLCLSFSSLDGCGHKFGPYSQEVQDHVLRLDRQLERLFNHLDQRLGLEQVMIVLTADHGVAPTVEYSKAMGLDGTTEGGSFMTDLMTRLDQQYGSGKYFLTPALSNGNLHLNHETLRDKQLSLAAVTSFIREYALGTGLFQACFTRDQLLAGTAPGWIGQCVLNGYNPERSGDLVLVHKPFAIPGGSATGTTHGSPYAYDTRVPVLFFGSGFRPGRYADDFHITDIAATLASALRCLEPAGSFGTPCVRILTP, from the coding sequence ATGCGCGTTGTCCATTGGATCTACTGGATCATCTCTGCTTGGCTTGGCTTCGGTGCCCTTACCGCGGGCGTAGGTGCCGGCGCGCCGAAACTGGTGATCGCCATCACGGTGGACCAGTTGCGCGGCGACTACCTTGACCGGTTTGAGCCCCACTTTTCCACCAACGGATTCCGACTCCTGACCGAACGCGGGGCGTTCATGACGTTCGCCCGGTACAATTACGCCCCCACGGTCACCGGACCCGGACACGCGAGCTTCCTGAGCGGCTGCGGCCCCGCGGTCCACGGCATCCTGGGCAACAGCTGGTTTGACCGCAGGACCCGCAAGGAGGTCGGATGCGTCGCCGACACCTCCGTCCAGGGCGTCGGCACCACCAATGCCGCCGGGCAGGCCTCTCCCCATCGCCTCATTGGCGGCACCCTGGCGGACGAGATGCGTCTGCAGTTCGAATCGAAGGTCATCAGCCTCGCGTTGAAGGATCGCGGGGCCATTTTGCCGGCCGGCAAGAAGCCTGCGGGGGCCTACTGGTATGACTCCGGCACCGCCCGGTTCGTCTCCAGCACGCACTACATGACGAACCTGCCCGCATGGGTCGAACAGTTCAACGAGCGGCAGCTGCCGCAGAGCTACGACGGCCGGGTCTGGGACCGGCTGCTGCCGGAGGACCAATACGCCTTTGCCGACATTGGCATCGGGGAGGCCCACCTGGAGGGGGAGACGAACAGCGTTTTCCCCCACGTGATTCGCAGCACCACCAATGGGGTCGTCCAGTTCTTCCCCACGCCGTTTGGGGACGAATTCACGACGGAGTTCGCCCTGGCGGCCCTCGATGCCGAGGGCTTGGGACAGCGGGGACGTCCGGACCTGCTCTGCCTTTCCTTCTCGTCGCTGGACGGTTGCGGCCACAAGTTCGGACCCTACTCGCAGGAGGTCCAGGACCACGTCCTGAGACTCGATCGGCAACTGGAGCGGCTCTTCAACCATCTCGATCAGCGCCTCGGCCTGGAGCAGGTGATGATCGTGCTGACCGCGGATCACGGCGTGGCCCCCACTGTCGAGTACTCGAAGGCGATGGGACTGGACGGGACGACCGAGGGCGGGTCGTTCATGACCGACCTGATGACGCGGCTGGATCAGCAGTACGGGTCCGGGAAGTACTTCCTGACGCCCGCCCTTTCCAACGGCAACCTCCATCTCAACCACGAGACCCTGCGCGACAAACAGCTTTCCCTCGCAGCCGTCACCTCGTTCATCCGGGAGTACGCGCTGGGCACGGGGCTCTTCCAGGCCTGTTTCACGAGGGATCAGTTGCTCGCCGGAACCGCCCCCGGATGGATCGGCCAGTGCGTGCTCAACGGGTACAACCCGGAACGAAGCGGCGATCTGGTGCTCGTCCACAAGCCCTTTGCGATTCCCGGCGGTTCGGCAACCGGCACCACCCACGGATCGCCGTATGCCTACGACACGCGCGTCCCGGTTCTTTTCTTCGGGAGCGGTTTCAGGCCCGGACGCTACGCCGATGACTTCCACATCACGGACATCGCCGCCACCCTGGCCTCGGCCCTGCGGTGCCTGGAACCCGCGGGATCGTTTGGAACGCCGTGCGTCCGGATCCTGACCCCCTGA
- a CDS encoding PQQ-binding-like beta-propeller repeat protein — translation MSREDAGWRWKSARAWRRWMTVLWVAVRGIVGLSAADWPQFLGPNRNGSTPEIVGSSWPAEGPTRRWRLDAGEGFAGPVVSGSRVFLFERQGGDDILTAVEAGSGRNLWAQRQPTAFVDTMGSGDGPRSTPCVAGNRVVTFGADGRLSCFAVADGRRLWTVEARREWDADPGFFGFACSPLVVGRLVMLNLGGRRGAGLAAFELETGKPAWKCTDSEAGYASPVPVPGGDADLVWFFHRDGLAGVAQPSGEVRFQFPWRSRMSASVNAASPVVTTNEVFVTSSYGTGAVLLRRRGGDWTTVWTGDDSLSAHFATPVLHAGHLYGFHGRQERGAELRCVEWATGRVRWRHEAPGGGTLALAGDRLVVLLETGELVVAPAVPDGFRPAARAQVLGRVARAPFAIAEGALFARDSRHWVCLQLGATTPP, via the coding sequence GTGTCGCGCGAGGATGCAGGATGGCGTTGGAAGTCCGCACGGGCCTGGCGGCGCTGGATGACCGTCCTGTGGGTGGCGGTGCGGGGGATCGTGGGGTTGTCTGCAGCAGACTGGCCGCAATTTCTCGGACCCAATCGCAATGGGTCCACCCCGGAAATTGTTGGCTCCTCATGGCCGGCTGAAGGTCCGACGCGGCGCTGGCGATTGGACGCCGGAGAGGGTTTTGCCGGACCGGTGGTGTCCGGATCCCGGGTCTTTCTCTTCGAGCGCCAGGGCGGCGACGACATTTTGACCGCGGTGGAGGCCGGATCCGGACGCAACCTCTGGGCGCAGCGCCAGCCAACGGCGTTTGTGGACACGATGGGTTCCGGGGATGGCCCGCGCTCCACGCCGTGCGTTGCCGGCAACCGGGTGGTGACGTTCGGGGCCGACGGGCGGCTGAGCTGCTTCGCCGTCGCGGATGGCCGGAGGCTCTGGACGGTGGAGGCCCGCCGCGAGTGGGACGCGGACCCGGGATTCTTTGGGTTTGCGTGTTCGCCGCTCGTGGTCGGGCGGTTGGTGATGCTCAACCTGGGCGGTCGCCGTGGTGCCGGACTGGCAGCGTTCGAACTCGAGACCGGCAAGCCGGCCTGGAAGTGCACGGACAGCGAGGCGGGATACGCCTCCCCGGTGCCGGTGCCTGGCGGCGACGCGGATCTGGTCTGGTTTTTCCATCGCGACGGACTGGCGGGGGTGGCCCAACCGTCGGGCGAAGTCCGGTTCCAGTTTCCGTGGCGGTCCCGCATGAGCGCCTCGGTCAACGCGGCCAGCCCGGTGGTGACTACCAACGAGGTGTTCGTCACTTCCAGCTATGGCACCGGCGCCGTGTTGCTGCGGCGCCGGGGTGGTGACTGGACGACGGTTTGGACCGGCGACGACTCGCTGTCGGCGCACTTTGCCACGCCGGTCCTGCACGCCGGGCACCTGTATGGTTTTCATGGCCGCCAGGAACGCGGGGCCGAGCTGCGATGCGTTGAGTGGGCGACCGGACGCGTCCGCTGGCGTCACGAGGCGCCCGGAGGCGGGACACTGGCGCTGGCGGGGGACCGGTTGGTGGTGCTCCTCGAAACCGGAGAACTGGTGGTGGCTCCGGCGGTTCCAGATGGATTCCGGCCGGCCGCAAGAGCGCAGGTGTTGGGCCGGGTAGCCCGGGCTCCCTTTGCCATCGCCGAGGGTGCGCTGTTTGCACGGGATTCCCGGCATTGGGTGTGCCTCCAACTGGGGGCGACGACTCCGCCGTAG
- a CDS encoding TIGR00730 family Rossman fold protein — MKRLCVFCGSSPGASPKYADAAWELGTAIASRGIGLVYGGAHLGLMGLLADAVLARGGTVTGVLPRFMADRELAHPGLSELHLVDTMHERKQIMARMSDGFVAMPGGFGTFEEIFESITWGQLRLHESPCAFLNVAGYYDPLREFLRRAAAEGFVRAGDMDALLFADSVGELFSLLEAASPGPVPAHDVAERI, encoded by the coding sequence ATGAAGCGACTTTGCGTGTTTTGCGGCTCGAGTCCGGGGGCGTCCCCGAAGTATGCCGACGCCGCCTGGGAGCTGGGGACAGCGATCGCCTCCCGTGGCATCGGGCTGGTGTACGGCGGGGCGCACCTCGGCCTGATGGGGCTCTTGGCCGACGCGGTGCTCGCCCGGGGTGGAACCGTGACCGGCGTGTTGCCGCGGTTCATGGCGGACCGGGAGCTGGCGCATCCCGGGCTGTCCGAGCTGCACCTGGTGGACACCATGCACGAGCGGAAGCAGATCATGGCCCGGATGAGCGACGGGTTCGTGGCGATGCCCGGCGGTTTCGGCACGTTCGAGGAGATCTTCGAGTCCATCACCTGGGGGCAATTGCGGCTTCATGAATCCCCGTGCGCCTTCCTGAATGTCGCCGGGTATTACGATCCCCTCCGGGAATTTCTGCGCCGGGCCGCGGCGGAGGGCTTCGTGCGGGCCGGTGACATGGACGCCCTGCTGTTTGCCGACTCGGTGGGGGAATTGTTCAGCCTCCTCGAGGCGGCGTCGCCCGGCCCGGTCCCGGCACACGATGTCGCGGAACGGATCTGA
- a CDS encoding DUF4097 family beta strand repeat protein: MKRNPAPISATALVAVLSVLGSGSVLAADSERIESRELTAAAGGTLTFKAVSGSVEVKTHDRDVVAYEAVLKPGRLSFGDKVVDLLEFDYTESDGNVRIGMRWKDGKSPKNANLQASHTVWVPARYHVDVRTAGGGIRGSDLQGRVVAQTSGGSIQWQRVEGDLEAQTSGGNITVDAIRGRVKMTTSGGTIQADHVDGDLTGTTSGGSIKLNAIHGTIRAQTAGGSINAGLSDGASGPVVLSTSGGSIRLTVPGDFKADLRAATSGGRVSCDLPVQGTIKGSSVVGQVNGGGPEVSLNTSGGSIHVAKR, translated from the coding sequence ATGAAACGCAATCCCGCCCCCATTTCAGCGACGGCCCTGGTGGCCGTACTCTCCGTCCTCGGCTCCGGTTCGGTCCTCGCGGCCGATTCGGAGCGCATTGAATCCCGGGAGCTGACGGCCGCCGCCGGCGGCACGCTGACCTTCAAGGCGGTGAGCGGTTCCGTGGAGGTCAAGACGCACGACCGGGACGTGGTCGCCTACGAAGCTGTGTTGAAGCCGGGCCGGTTGAGCTTCGGGGACAAGGTCGTGGATCTCCTCGAGTTCGACTACACGGAATCCGATGGGAACGTCCGAATCGGCATGCGATGGAAGGACGGAAAGTCGCCAAAGAACGCCAACCTGCAGGCAAGCCACACCGTTTGGGTTCCGGCACGATATCATGTGGATGTGCGAACTGCCGGCGGGGGGATCCGGGGCTCGGACCTCCAGGGGCGCGTCGTTGCACAGACCTCCGGCGGGAGCATCCAGTGGCAACGGGTCGAGGGTGACCTTGAGGCCCAGACCAGCGGCGGCAACATCACCGTGGACGCCATTCGCGGTCGCGTGAAAATGACCACGTCGGGCGGGACCATCCAGGCCGACCATGTGGACGGCGACCTCACGGGGACCACTTCGGGCGGCAGCATCAAGCTGAACGCGATTCACGGGACCATCCGTGCCCAGACGGCGGGCGGCTCGATCAACGCCGGGCTTTCAGATGGGGCTTCCGGTCCGGTGGTCCTGAGCACATCCGGCGGCAGCATCCGGCTCACGGTGCCGGGCGATTTCAAGGCGGACCTTCGTGCCGCCACCTCGGGCGGGCGTGTCTCCTGTGATTTGCCGGTGCAGGGGACCATCAAGGGTTCCTCCGTGGTGGGCCAGGTGAACGGAGGGGGGCCGGAGGTGTCATTGAACACCTCCGGCGGGAGCATCCACGTTGCGAAGCGCTGA